A window of Pantoea agglomerans contains these coding sequences:
- a CDS encoding glycosyltransferase family 2 protein — protein sequence MSTRNPDSRAATISVIVPNWNCAPWLPEAIESLLGQSSPPEQVIVIDDGSTDDSIALLEALAARHPQLTLLRGERGGVSAARTKGLEIATGDFIYFMDADDFVSRDLFADFRRTLAQHPEMEMFCFGARMFTDKPVAERQYEQFHQRHVDGVWPGGADTLRSMIPHRSAHRVLWSSILSRDLILRTGIQFLPIQNHEDAPYMFALYMSARQIGFTRKSYYNKRFMPTSLSQSKATFSWVENYYIARRSSESFLREQGLPPEEKLLDIYYQPVMYGCLIEIRKNNISVPASWHTTIDQLVRKVTGESKRLKLLWYYPTIYSGLQACRRLARYASRR from the coding sequence ATGAGCACACGGAACCCTGACAGCCGCGCAGCGACGATCTCTGTTATCGTGCCAAACTGGAACTGCGCGCCCTGGCTGCCGGAAGCGATCGAGTCGCTGCTGGGCCAGTCTTCTCCGCCGGAGCAGGTGATTGTTATCGACGACGGCTCCACCGACGACAGCATCGCCTTGCTGGAAGCGCTGGCCGCCCGTCATCCGCAGCTGACGCTGCTGCGCGGCGAGCGCGGCGGCGTCAGCGCGGCGCGCACTAAGGGGCTGGAGATTGCCACCGGCGACTTTATCTACTTTATGGACGCCGACGATTTTGTCTCCCGGGATCTCTTTGCCGACTTCCGCCGTACGCTGGCGCAGCATCCCGAGATGGAGATGTTCTGCTTTGGCGCGCGTATGTTTACCGACAAACCGGTCGCCGAGCGTCAGTATGAGCAGTTTCATCAGCGCCACGTCGACGGCGTCTGGCCCGGCGGCGCCGACACGCTGCGCAGCATGATCCCGCACCGCTCGGCGCACCGCGTGCTCTGGAGCAGTATTCTCTCCCGCGATCTCATTCTGCGCACCGGCATACAGTTTCTGCCGATCCAGAATCATGAGGACGCGCCCTATATGTTTGCGCTCTATATGTCGGCGCGGCAGATCGGCTTTACGCGCAAAAGCTACTACAACAAGCGCTTTATGCCGACCTCGCTGTCGCAGAGCAAGGCGACCTTCTCCTGGGTAGAGAACTACTACATTGCCCGGCGCAGCAGCGAAAGCTTTCTGCGCGAGCAAGGTTTGCCGCCGGAAGAGAAGCTGCTGGATATCTACTATCAGCCGGTGATGTACGGCTGCCTGATCGAGATCCGCAAAAACAATATTTCGGTGCCCGCCTCCTGGCATACCACTATCGATCAGCTGGTGCGCAAGGTCACGGGCGAAAGCAAACGCCTTAAACTGCTCTGGTACTATCCGACGATCTACAGCGGTCTGCAGGCTTGCCGTCGCCTGGCGCGCTATGCCAGCAGGCGCTGA
- a CDS encoding lipopolysaccharide biosynthesis protein codes for MSIKRNAIANYVGQIYLTLSGILVVPLYIQHLGMEAYGLVGFFSILLTWLQLLDAGVSTTLMREAARYRANQAEFIWFPALFSALSKFFLISTLILVVIGWLATPWIAHNWLDARHLPSADVTIAVAIMVITAAIRWRTSPYRSVIVGFEHQVWLNGVNLVIVTLRTFGAVLVIQLFSNPVLSFFIWQLAVSIAEAVCLIAKSYQLVPAAARKQKHENLKAVLKPFIRFALSAAFASAIWTFISQIDRLVLSKTLPLSAYGSFTVVATAATGIILLSSPIMQAIVPRMTGIKTRKEGDAESLTLYRYTTQAVAIFMAPLSITIAMFATPLLWAWTQNAQVVTDMSFVLSLYALGSGVQAICGLLYHLQYVNGNLKLHLKGFSCFAVILVPLNIWAAIHYGAEGTGWLWLGQNVFYLAGWAWLVHRRFAPGIHFTWLTRDVLLIWAVAGLIAWLCTFLPVEWNQNRWLNLLWLGLIGLVNLSVCCLLHSLVIKRLLPARAKRFTIEERE; via the coding sequence ATGTCAATAAAACGTAACGCGATCGCCAATTATGTCGGTCAGATTTACCTGACGCTGTCAGGTATTCTGGTCGTGCCGCTTTATATTCAACATCTCGGGATGGAAGCTTACGGGCTAGTGGGTTTTTTCTCGATTCTGTTAACCTGGCTCCAGCTGCTCGACGCCGGCGTATCGACCACGCTGATGCGTGAAGCGGCGCGCTATCGCGCTAACCAGGCGGAATTTATCTGGTTCCCGGCGCTCTTCTCCGCGCTGTCGAAGTTCTTCCTTATCTCCACGCTGATTCTGGTGGTCATCGGCTGGCTGGCCACGCCCTGGATCGCCCATAACTGGCTCGATGCGCGGCATCTGCCGTCGGCTGACGTCACCATTGCCGTCGCCATTATGGTGATCACGGCGGCGATCCGCTGGCGCACCAGCCCTTACCGCAGCGTGATTGTCGGCTTTGAGCATCAGGTCTGGCTTAACGGCGTCAATCTGGTCATCGTAACGCTGCGTACCTTCGGCGCGGTGCTGGTGATTCAGCTCTTCTCCAACCCGGTGCTGAGCTTCTTTATCTGGCAGCTGGCGGTGTCGATAGCGGAAGCGGTCTGCCTGATCGCTAAATCCTATCAGCTGGTGCCTGCCGCCGCGCGTAAGCAGAAGCATGAAAATTTAAAGGCGGTGTTAAAGCCCTTTATTCGCTTTGCGCTGAGTGCAGCGTTCGCCAGCGCCATCTGGACCTTTATTTCACAAATTGACCGTCTGGTGCTCTCTAAAACGCTGCCGCTGAGCGCCTACGGCTCCTTTACCGTGGTCGCCACGGCTGCTACCGGCATTATCCTGCTCAGCAGCCCGATTATGCAGGCGATTGTGCCGCGCATGACCGGTATCAAAACGCGCAAGGAGGGGGATGCCGAATCCCTGACGCTCTACCGCTATACCACCCAGGCGGTGGCGATCTTTATGGCGCCGCTCAGCATTACTATCGCGATGTTCGCCACGCCGCTGCTCTGGGCCTGGACGCAGAACGCCCAGGTAGTGACCGATATGTCGTTTGTGCTCAGCCTCTACGCGCTGGGTAGCGGCGTGCAGGCTATTTGCGGCCTGCTTTACCATCTGCAGTATGTCAACGGCAACCTCAAGCTGCATCTGAAAGGCTTCTCCTGCTTCGCCGTCATCCTGGTTCCGCTGAACATCTGGGCAGCGATTCACTATGGCGCAGAGGGCACCGGCTGGCTGTGGCTGGGGCAGAACGTCTTCTATCTGGCCGGCTGGGCCTGGCTGGTGCACCGCCGCTTCGCGCCGGGCATTCACTTTACCTGGCTGACGCGCGACGTGCTGCTGATCTGGGCGGTGGCGGGGCTGATCGCCTGGCTTTGCACCTTCCTGCCCGTGGAGTGGAACCAGAACCGCTGGCTTAACCTGCTGTGGCTTGGGCTGATTGGCCTGGTAAACCTTTCAGTTTGCTGTCTGCTGCACAGCCTGGTGATTAAGCGTCTGCTGCCTGCCCGAGCCAAACGTTTTACTATTGAGGAGCGAGAATGA
- a CDS encoding glycosyltransferase family 2 protein: MAKTLLSVIIPTYNVEKYIVECVDSLLRQADATTEIIIVNDSSTDGTLALVEQKYGHQPQVRIITTPNGGAGKARDTGIDAAQGEFVFFCDPDDIVPEGFVAELQQVTAAHPDVDLFCFSSQMFEDGRENQTRPKVRHDQFGLQSPQQVLSRLLNNGSYTSAAWNYAVKRSLIVQHGLRFVDRVHEDHKFTLSVFVQATRAWVSQHVYYLQRVRSGSLTNSRKNDDYFLQRYNAFMQTYGILKQNLDHSPLKKQLEKAYLMHSFRLMIYLSLYNGTAVPEYVINAIRYMGGKFKPVNFKEWLLINRPRLFIQLQKYKVTKELKKAA; the protein is encoded by the coding sequence ATGGCAAAGACGCTGCTATCAGTCATCATTCCCACTTATAACGTGGAAAAATATATTGTCGAATGTGTCGACTCCCTGTTGCGTCAGGCTGACGCGACCACGGAAATTATCATTGTTAACGACAGCTCCACTGATGGAACCCTGGCACTGGTAGAGCAGAAATATGGCCACCAGCCACAGGTTCGCATTATCACCACCCCCAACGGCGGCGCGGGTAAAGCGCGTGATACCGGCATCGACGCCGCGCAGGGGGAGTTTGTTTTCTTCTGCGATCCAGACGATATCGTACCGGAAGGCTTTGTGGCCGAACTGCAGCAGGTCACTGCCGCGCACCCTGACGTTGACCTGTTTTGCTTTAGTTCGCAGATGTTTGAGGATGGCCGTGAAAACCAGACCCGTCCGAAAGTGCGCCACGACCAGTTCGGCCTGCAGTCGCCGCAGCAGGTGCTGTCGCGTCTGCTCAATAACGGCTCCTATACCTCCGCAGCCTGGAATTACGCGGTGAAAAGAAGCCTTATCGTGCAGCACGGCCTGCGTTTTGTCGATCGCGTGCATGAGGATCATAAATTCACGCTGTCGGTCTTCGTTCAGGCGACGCGCGCCTGGGTGAGCCAGCACGTTTACTATCTTCAGCGCGTCCGCAGCGGCTCGCTGACTAACAGCCGTAAAAATGATGACTATTTTCTGCAGCGCTACAACGCCTTTATGCAGACCTACGGCATACTTAAGCAGAATTTAGATCATTCGCCGCTGAAGAAGCAGCTGGAAAAAGCCTATTTAATGCACTCGTTCCGCCTGATGATTTATCTGTCGCTCTACAACGGCACGGCGGTGCCGGAATATGTCATTAACGCGATTCGTTATATGGGCGGCAAGTTTAAGCCGGTTAACTTCAAAGAGTGGCTGCTTATTAATCGCCCGCGCCTGTTTATCCAGCTGCAAAAATATAAGGTTACAAAAGAGCTGAAAAAAGCGGCCTGA
- the ssuE gene encoding NADPH-dependent FMN reductase, giving the protein MRVITLAGSPRFPSRSTSLLTLCQRALEARGVEVIPWNIQNFQPDDLINARFDAPALLALRDDLLAADGVIVATPVYKASFSGALKTLLDLLPERALEHKVVLPLASGGSVAHMLAVDYALKPVLNALKAQEILHGVFAEDHQITHYDRQPELQAALARRLDEAVEAFWLALTRHHKPLAQAV; this is encoded by the coding sequence ATGCGAGTTATTACGCTAGCTGGCAGCCCGCGTTTCCCGTCACGTTCAACCTCGCTGCTTACCCTTTGCCAGCGCGCGCTGGAAGCGCGTGGCGTTGAGGTTATCCCCTGGAATATCCAGAACTTTCAGCCAGACGATCTGATTAATGCGCGTTTCGATGCCCCGGCGCTGCTGGCGCTGCGCGACGATCTGCTCGCCGCCGACGGCGTTATCGTCGCCACGCCGGTTTATAAAGCCTCTTTCTCCGGCGCGCTGAAAACCCTGCTCGATCTGCTGCCCGAACGCGCCCTGGAGCACAAAGTCGTGCTGCCGCTGGCCAGCGGCGGCAGCGTGGCGCATATGCTCGCGGTCGATTACGCCCTGAAGCCGGTGCTGAACGCGCTGAAGGCGCAGGAGATCCTGCACGGCGTATTTGCCGAAGATCATCAGATTACCCATTACGATCGCCAGCCGGAGCTGCAGGCAGCGCTGGCGCGCCGGCTCGATGAGGCGGTGGAGGCGTTCTGGCTGGCGTTGACCCGCCATCATAAGCCGCTGGCTCAGGCTGTTTAA
- a CDS encoding sulfonate ABC transporter substrate-binding protein: MKSITGWLLAALAVLSLQAQAADAPTQIRIGYQKGSVSMVLAKSHRLLEQRFPDTKIQWIEFPAGPQMLEALNVDSIDLGSTGDIPPLFAQAAGADLLYVGSEPPKPKAEVILVAKNSPLNSVADLKGKKVAFQKGSSSHNLLLRALQREGLSFKDIQPVYLTPADARAAFQQGDVDAWAIWDPYYSAALQQGNVRVLADGSQLNLTGSFYLATRKFTEQNGAFVQQVLDTFSQADALTQSQREQSINLLAAAMGLPKPVIASYLDHRPPTHISPVSARTAAAQQHTADLFYSSHLVPVKLTIADRIWHPSTPLQ; encoded by the coding sequence ATGAAAAGCATCACTGGCTGGCTACTCGCCGCACTTGCCGTACTGAGCCTGCAGGCGCAGGCGGCGGACGCCCCCACGCAGATTCGCATCGGCTATCAGAAAGGTTCCGTCAGCATGGTGCTGGCGAAATCGCACCGGCTGCTGGAGCAGCGTTTCCCCGATACCAAAATCCAGTGGATCGAATTTCCCGCGGGTCCGCAGATGCTGGAGGCGCTAAACGTCGACAGTATTGACCTGGGCAGCACCGGCGATATACCACCGCTGTTTGCTCAGGCGGCGGGCGCCGATCTGCTTTACGTCGGCTCGGAGCCGCCTAAGCCGAAAGCGGAGGTGATCCTGGTGGCGAAGAACAGTCCGCTCAACAGCGTCGCCGATCTGAAAGGGAAAAAGGTCGCGTTTCAAAAAGGCTCCAGCTCCCACAATCTGCTGCTGCGCGCGCTGCAGCGTGAAGGGCTGAGCTTTAAGGATATTCAGCCGGTTTATCTGACGCCCGCCGATGCCCGCGCCGCCTTTCAGCAGGGCGACGTAGACGCCTGGGCGATCTGGGATCCCTACTACTCCGCCGCGCTGCAGCAGGGCAACGTGCGCGTGCTGGCCGACGGCAGCCAGCTTAATCTGACCGGATCGTTCTATCTGGCGACGCGCAAGTTTACTGAGCAGAACGGCGCTTTCGTGCAGCAGGTGCTGGATACCTTTAGCCAGGCTGACGCGCTGACGCAGAGCCAGCGCGAGCAGAGTATCAATCTGCTTGCCGCCGCGATGGGCCTGCCGAAGCCGGTTATCGCCAGCTACCTCGATCACCGTCCGCCGACCCATATTTCGCCGGTCAGCGCGCGAACCGCCGCTGCGCAGCAGCATACCGCCGACCTGTTTTATTCCAGCCACCTAGTGCCGGTAAAACTGACGATCGCCGATCGCATCTGGCATCCCAGCACCCCTCTTCAGTAA
- the ssuD gene encoding FMNH2-dependent alkanesulfonate monooxygenase produces MSLSVFWFLPTHGDGHYLGTSEGARPVDHGYLQQIAQAADRLGFGGVLIPTGRSCEDAWLVAASLIPVTQRLRFLVALRPGVISPTQAARQAATLDRLSNGRALFNLVTGGDPEELAGDGVFLDHHERYVESAEFTRVWRRVLEGETVDYAGKYVRVRGARLLFDPVQQPRPPLWFGGSSEPAQDLAAEQVDVYLTWGEPPALVKEKIEQVRAKAAAQGRKVRFGIRLHVIVRETSDEAWRAADRLIAHLDDATIAKAQAAFARTDSVGQQRMAALHSGRRDQLEISPNLWAGVGLVRGGAGTALVGDGPTVAARMQEYADLGIETFILSGYPHLEEAYRVGELLFPHLDLEVPQIPQPRNVQAFGETVANDFRPQKVSQS; encoded by the coding sequence ATGAGCTTATCCGTATTCTGGTTTCTTCCGACGCACGGCGACGGACACTATCTTGGCACCTCAGAAGGGGCGCGCCCGGTCGACCATGGCTATTTGCAGCAGATCGCGCAGGCCGCTGACCGTCTGGGCTTCGGCGGCGTGCTAATCCCTACCGGTCGCTCGTGCGAAGACGCCTGGCTGGTGGCCGCCTCGCTGATCCCGGTGACGCAGCGCCTGCGCTTTCTGGTGGCGCTGCGCCCCGGTGTGATTTCGCCGACCCAGGCGGCGCGCCAGGCCGCGACGCTGGATCGCCTCTCTAACGGCCGCGCGCTGTTCAATCTGGTGACCGGCGGCGATCCGGAAGAGCTGGCGGGCGACGGCGTCTTTCTCGACCACCATGAGCGCTATGTCGAGTCGGCGGAGTTTACCCGCGTCTGGCGTCGCGTGCTGGAGGGCGAAACGGTCGATTACGCCGGCAAGTATGTCAGGGTGCGCGGCGCGCGCCTGCTGTTCGACCCGGTGCAGCAGCCACGTCCGCCGCTCTGGTTCGGCGGCTCCTCCGAACCGGCGCAGGATCTCGCCGCTGAACAGGTCGACGTCTACCTCACCTGGGGCGAACCGCCGGCGCTGGTAAAAGAGAAGATTGAACAGGTGCGCGCCAAAGCGGCGGCGCAAGGACGCAAGGTACGCTTCGGCATCCGTCTGCACGTTATCGTTCGTGAAACCAGCGATGAAGCCTGGCGCGCCGCCGATCGTCTGATTGCCCATCTCGACGACGCCACTATTGCGAAGGCGCAGGCCGCCTTCGCCCGCACCGATTCCGTCGGCCAGCAGCGTATGGCGGCGCTGCACAGCGGCCGCCGCGACCAGCTGGAAATCAGTCCGAACCTGTGGGCGGGCGTCGGCCTGGTGCGCGGCGGTGCAGGCACTGCGCTGGTGGGCGATGGCCCCACCGTTGCCGCGCGCATGCAGGAGTACGCCGACCTCGGCATCGAGACCTTTATTCTTTCCGGCTATCCGCATCTGGAAGAGGCGTATCGCGTCGGCGAGCTGCTCTTCCCGCATCTCGACCTTGAGGTGCCGCAGATCCCGCAACCGCGCAACGTGCAGGCGTTTGGCGAAACCGTCGCCAACGATTTCCGCCCGCAGAAAGTGTCGCAGAGCTGA
- the ssuC gene encoding aliphatic sulfonate ABC transporter permease SsuC, giving the protein MAKTTKRITNQLVPWVFPALLVVVWQIASQTGLLSTRILPSPENIVITFWHLAASGELWQHLAISGWRALIGFSIGGSIGLLLGLITGTSRLGERLLDTSVQMLRNVPHLALIPLVILWFGIDEAAKIFLVALGTLFPIYLNTYHGIRNIDRGLVEMARSYGLSGWSLFLQVILPGALPSIMVGVRFALGLMWLTLIVAETISANSGIGYLAMNAREFLQTDVVVVAIILYALLGKLADVAALLLERIWLRWHPAYQLKEENA; this is encoded by the coding sequence ATGGCGAAAACCACTAAACGCATTACCAACCAGCTGGTGCCCTGGGTGTTCCCGGCGCTGCTGGTGGTGGTCTGGCAAATTGCCTCGCAGACCGGGCTGCTTTCGACGCGCATTCTGCCGTCGCCGGAAAATATCGTTATCACCTTCTGGCATCTGGCCGCCAGCGGCGAGCTGTGGCAGCACCTTGCCATCAGCGGCTGGCGTGCGCTGATCGGCTTTAGCATCGGCGGCTCCATTGGGCTGCTGCTGGGGCTGATCACCGGCACCTCGCGTCTGGGCGAGCGGCTGCTCGACACCTCAGTGCAGATGCTGCGCAACGTGCCGCATCTGGCGCTGATCCCGCTGGTGATCCTCTGGTTCGGCATCGACGAGGCGGCGAAGATTTTTCTGGTGGCGCTCGGCACGCTGTTTCCGATCTACCTCAATACCTACCACGGCATTCGCAATATCGATCGCGGCCTGGTAGAGATGGCGCGCAGCTACGGCCTTTCGGGCTGGAGCCTGTTTCTTCAGGTTATCCTGCCCGGCGCCCTGCCCTCGATTATGGTCGGCGTACGTTTCGCGCTCGGCCTGATGTGGCTGACGCTGATTGTCGCCGAGACGATTTCCGCTAACTCGGGCATCGGCTATCTGGCGATGAACGCGCGTGAATTCCTGCAAACCGACGTGGTGGTGGTCGCCATTATTCTTTACGCCCTGCTCGGCAAGCTGGCGGATGTCGCCGCCCTGCTGCTGGAGCGCATCTGGCTGCGCTGGCATCCGGCTTATCAACTGAAGGAGGAGAACGCATGA
- the ssuB gene encoding aliphatic sulfonates ABC transporter ATP-binding protein: MSTSLSPARLNAGTPVGVNGVSKQYGSRTILNNIDLHIPSGQFVAVVGRSGCGKSTLLRLLAGLEQTTRGELLAGNAPLHTAREDTRLMFQDARLLPWKRVIDNVGLGLKGREWRSAALEALEAVGLAERANEWPAALSGGQKQRVALARALIHRPGLLLLDEPLGALDALTRIEMQGLIESLWQQHHFTVLLVTHDVSEAVAMADRVLLIEEGQIGLDLLVDLPRPRRRGSVRLAELEAEVLDRVMRRSESEQPVRYAHQR; encoded by the coding sequence ATGAGCACTTCACTCTCTCCGGCGCGACTAAATGCCGGTACGCCGGTTGGCGTCAACGGCGTCAGCAAGCAGTACGGCAGCCGCACTATCCTGAATAATATCGATCTGCATATTCCCTCCGGCCAGTTTGTCGCGGTGGTGGGACGCAGCGGCTGCGGCAAGAGTACGCTGCTGCGCCTGCTGGCGGGGCTGGAGCAGACCACGCGGGGCGAGCTGCTGGCGGGCAACGCGCCGCTGCACACCGCGCGTGAAGATACCCGCCTGATGTTTCAGGATGCGCGCCTGCTGCCGTGGAAACGGGTGATCGATAATGTCGGTCTCGGCCTGAAGGGGCGCGAATGGCGCAGCGCGGCGCTGGAAGCGCTGGAGGCGGTCGGGCTGGCGGAGCGCGCTAATGAGTGGCCCGCCGCACTCTCCGGCGGCCAGAAGCAGCGTGTGGCGCTGGCGCGTGCGCTGATCCACCGTCCGGGGCTGCTGCTGCTCGACGAGCCGCTCGGCGCCCTTGACGCGCTGACGCGTATTGAAATGCAGGGGCTGATTGAGTCGCTATGGCAGCAGCACCATTTTACCGTGCTGCTGGTGACCCATGACGTCAGCGAAGCCGTCGCGATGGCGGATCGCGTGCTGCTGATCGAAGAGGGACAGATCGGGCTTGATTTGCTGGTGGACCTGCCGCGTCCGCGTCGTCGCGGATCGGTCAGGCTGGCGGAGCTGGAGGCGGAGGTGCTGGATCGCGTGATGCGCCGCAGCGAAAGCGAGCAGCCGGTGCGCTACGCCCACCAGCGTTAA
- the pepN gene encoding aminopeptidase N → MTQQPQIKYRHDYRAPDYTITDIDLTFALDAATTRVTAISQVKRLGDAQAELRLDGEALTLIAIEVDGAPWSAYRQEEGALVLSQLPEQFQLRIVNDIHPDKNTALEGLYQSGEALCTQCEAEGFRHITWYLDRPDVLARFTTTIIADEARYPYLLSNGNRIDGGKAEQGKHWVKWQDPFPKPCYLFALVAGDFDVLRDSFTTRSGRDVALEIFVDRGNLDRADWAMTSLKNSMKWDEERFGLEYDLDIFMIVAVDFFNMGAMENKGLNVFNSKYVLAKAETATDKDYLGIEAVIGHEYFHNWTGNRVTCRDWFQLSLKEGLTVFRDQEFSSDLGSRAVNRIDNVRVMRGAQFAEDASPMAHPIRPDQVMEMNNFYTLTVYEKGSEVIRMMHTLLGEENFQKGMQLYFERHDGSAATCDDFVQAMEDASNVDLSQFRRWYSQSGTPVLTVRDDYNPELEQYTLHVTQHTPPTADQKEKLPLHIPLDIELYDGEGKVIPLQHNGHPVHHVLNVTEEFQTFIFDNVYFQPVPSLLREFSAPVKLDYKWSDAQLTFLMRHARNDFARWDAAQSLLATYIRLNVARHQQGQPLSLPLHVADAFRAVLLDEGRDPALTAQILTLPGENEIAELFEVIDPQAIAVVREALVRTLAAELADEFYAVYNANQQGEYRIEHDAMGQRALKNVCLYYLAFGETALADRLVQTQYQQANNMTDALAALAASVAAQLPCRGALLAHYDERWHRDGLVMDKWLMLQATSPSPDALQKVRELLHHRSFTMSNPNRIRALIGAFVSGNPSAFHAKDGSGYQFLVEMLTDLNTRNPQVAARMIEPLIRLKRYDADRQAMMRQALVTLQGLDKLSGDLYEKITRALNA, encoded by the coding sequence ATGACGCAACAGCCCCAAATTAAATATCGCCACGACTATCGTGCGCCGGATTACACCATCACCGACATCGACCTGACCTTTGCGCTCGACGCCGCGACAACGCGCGTCACCGCCATCAGCCAGGTTAAACGTCTCGGCGATGCGCAGGCTGAGCTGCGTCTCGATGGCGAAGCGTTAACCCTGATCGCCATTGAAGTGGATGGCGCGCCCTGGAGCGCGTACCGTCAGGAAGAGGGCGCGCTGGTGCTGAGCCAGCTGCCGGAGCAGTTTCAGCTCAGGATCGTCAACGATATCCATCCCGATAAAAATACCGCGCTGGAAGGGCTCTATCAGTCTGGCGAAGCGCTCTGCACCCAGTGCGAAGCGGAAGGCTTCCGCCATATTACCTGGTATCTCGATCGCCCGGATGTGCTGGCGCGCTTTACCACCACGATTATCGCTGACGAAGCGCGCTATCCCTACCTGCTCTCCAACGGCAACCGCATCGACGGCGGCAAAGCGGAGCAGGGCAAACACTGGGTGAAATGGCAGGATCCCTTCCCGAAGCCCTGCTATCTCTTTGCGCTGGTCGCGGGCGATTTCGACGTGCTGCGCGACAGCTTTACAACCCGCTCCGGCCGCGACGTGGCGCTGGAGATCTTCGTCGACCGCGGCAATCTGGATCGCGCCGACTGGGCGATGACTTCGCTGAAAAACAGCATGAAGTGGGACGAGGAGCGCTTCGGCCTCGAGTATGACCTCGACATCTTTATGATTGTTGCCGTCGACTTCTTCAATATGGGGGCGATGGAGAATAAAGGGCTGAACGTCTTTAACTCTAAATATGTGCTGGCGAAGGCGGAAACCGCCACCGATAAAGACTATCTCGGTATCGAAGCGGTGATCGGCCACGAATATTTCCACAACTGGACCGGCAACCGCGTTACCTGCCGCGACTGGTTCCAGCTCAGCCTGAAAGAGGGGCTGACGGTGTTCCGCGACCAGGAGTTCAGCTCCGATCTTGGCTCGCGCGCGGTTAACCGCATCGATAACGTACGCGTAATGCGCGGCGCGCAGTTCGCCGAGGACGCCAGCCCGATGGCGCACCCGATCCGCCCGGATCAGGTGATGGAGATGAACAACTTCTATACCCTGACCGTCTACGAGAAGGGATCGGAAGTGATCCGCATGATGCACACGCTGCTTGGCGAAGAGAACTTCCAGAAAGGAATGCAGCTCTATTTTGAGCGCCACGACGGCAGCGCGGCGACCTGCGACGACTTTGTGCAGGCGATGGAAGATGCCTCCAATGTCGATCTGTCGCAGTTCCGCCGCTGGTACAGCCAGAGCGGCACGCCGGTGCTGACGGTGCGCGACGACTATAACCCCGAGCTGGAGCAGTATACGCTGCACGTCACGCAGCACACGCCGCCCACTGCCGATCAGAAAGAGAAGCTACCGCTGCATATCCCGCTCGATATCGAGCTCTATGACGGCGAAGGCAAGGTGATCCCGCTGCAGCACAATGGCCATCCGGTGCACCACGTGCTGAACGTGACCGAGGAGTTCCAGACCTTTATCTTCGATAACGTTTACTTCCAGCCGGTGCCGTCGCTGCTGCGCGAATTCTCCGCGCCGGTGAAGCTCGACTATAAGTGGAGCGACGCTCAGCTTACCTTCCTGATGCGCCACGCGCGCAACGACTTTGCGCGCTGGGATGCGGCGCAGAGCCTGCTGGCTACCTATATCCGCCTTAACGTGGCGCGCCATCAGCAGGGCCAGCCGCTCTCGCTGCCGCTGCACGTTGCCGACGCCTTCCGCGCGGTTCTGCTGGACGAGGGGCGCGATCCGGCGCTGACCGCACAGATCCTGACGCTGCCGGGAGAGAATGAGATCGCCGAGCTGTTCGAGGTGATCGATCCCCAGGCCATTGCGGTGGTACGTGAAGCGCTGGTGCGCACGCTGGCCGCCGAGCTGGCGGATGAGTTCTATGCCGTCTACAACGCTAATCAGCAGGGCGAGTACCGCATTGAGCACGACGCGATGGGGCAGCGCGCCCTGAAGAACGTCTGCCTGTACTATCTGGCGTTCGGCGAAACTGCGCTGGCGGACAGGCTGGTACAGACGCAGTATCAGCAGGCGAACAATATGACGGATGCGCTGGCGGCGCTGGCGGCGTCGGTTGCGGCGCAGCTGCCGTGCCGCGGCGCGCTGCTGGCGCACTACGACGAGCGCTGGCATCGGGATGGTCTGGTGATGGACAAGTGGCTGATGCTGCAGGCGACCAGCCCGTCGCCGGACGCCTTGCAGAAGGTGCGCGAGCTGCTGCATCATCGCTCGTTCACCATGAGCAATCCCAACCGCATCCGCGCGCTGATCGGCGCGTTCGTTTCCGGCAATCCGTCAGCGTTCCACGCTAAAGACGGCAGCGGCTATCAGTTCCTGGTGGAGATGCTGACCGATCTTAATACCCGCAATCCGCAGGTAGCGGCACGGATGATCGAGCCGCTGATCCGTCTGAAGCGCTACGATGCCGATCGTCAGGCGATGATGCGTCAGGCGCTGGTGACGCTGCAGGGGCTGGATAAGCTGTCAGGCGATCTCTATGAGAAGATCACCCGCGCGCTGAACGCTTAA